The following proteins are encoded in a genomic region of Pyrus communis chromosome 11, drPyrComm1.1, whole genome shotgun sequence:
- the LOC137749550 gene encoding cystathionine gamma-synthase 1, chloroplastic-like, with the protein MAVCTYPPRVFASSQPGARPRLSGRVDPTAPVYRLSSPILRFPPNFVRQLSTKARRNCSNIGVAQIVAASWSNNTPNSGVPAAPSATAVDAAATSAIPVDPAQISGGDEVAVFGNGVQLGEALPDLKEASFLSSDGSLAIHAGERLGRGIVTDAITTPVVNTSAYFFKKTADLIDFKEKRATSFEYGRYGNPTTVVVEEKISALEGAESTMILASGMCASTVMLMALVPAGGHIVTTTDCYRKTRIFIETILPKMGITATIIDPADVGALETALEEHKVSLFFTESPTNPFLRCVDIKLVSELCHKKGTLVCIDGTFATPLNQKALALGADLVVHSATKYIGGHNDVLAGCISGSMKLVSEIRILHHILGGALNPNAAYLIIRGMKTLHLRVQQQNSTALRMAKILEAHPKVAHVYYPGLPSHPEHQLAKRQMTGFGGVVSFEIDGDLTRTINFVDALKIPYIAPSFGGCESIVDQPAIMSYWDLSQSDRIKYGIKDNLVRFSFGVEDFEDLKADILQALETI; encoded by the exons ATGGCCGTCTGCACGTATCCTCCTAGGGTTTTCGCTTCCTCCCAACCCGGCGCCCGCCCCAGGCTTTCGGGTCGGGTCGACCCCACAGCGCCGGTTTACCGCCTCTCCTCTCCCATCCTCAGATTTCCCCCCAACTTCGTCCGCCAGCTCAGCACCAAGGCCCGGAGGAACTGCAGCAACATCGGCGTCGCGCAGATCGTCGCCGCCTCTTGGTCGAACAACACCCCCAACTCTGGCGTGCCGGCGGCGCCGTCGGCTACTGCCGTCGATGCCGCCGCCACTTCCGCCATTCCCGTCGATCCGGCCCAGATTTCGGGCGGTGACGAGGTGGCGGTGTTTGGAAATGGTGTACAGTTAGGGGAGGCCTTGCCTGATTTGAAGGAGGCCTCGTTCTTGAGCTCCGATGGGAGCCTCGCGATTCATGCTG GTGAAAGATTGGGACGCGGCATAGTAACTGATGCAATTACAACCCCAGTGGTTAATACTTCTGCCTACTTCTTTAAGAAAACGGCTGACCTCATTGATTTCAAG GAGAAACGCGCAACAAGCTTTGAATACGGGCGGTATGGAAATCCAACGACAGTGGTTGTCGAGGAGAAGATCAG TGCACTTGAGGGAGCGGAATCGACAATGATATTGGCATCTGGAATGTGTGCTAGCACTGTCATGTTGATGGCATTGGTTCCAGCTGGTGGGCATATTGTGACCACCACGGACTGCTATAGGAAGACTAGAATTTTCATTGAGACCATTCTTCCAAAAATGGGGATCACG GCCACAATCATTGATCCTGCTGACGTGGGAGCCCTGGAAACTGCATTGGAAGAGCACAAA GTGTCTCTTTTCTTCACAGAGTCTCCTACTAATCCATTCCTCAGATGTGTTGACATTAAGCTGGTTTCAGAGCTTTGCCACAAAAAAGGGACGTTGGTCTGTATAGATGGCACTTTTGCCACACCACTCAACCAGAAAGCCCTTGCCCTTGGGGCAGATCTTGTTGTGCATTCTGCAACGAAATATATCGGTGGCCACAATGAT GTCCTTGCTGGTTGCATTAGTGGTTCTATGAAATTGGTTTCAGAAATTCGTATTTTGCATCACATTTTGGGTGGTGCTCTCAACCCG AATGCTGCATACCTGATCATTCGAGGCATGAAGACCTTGCATCTTCGTGTACAGCAACAGAATTCAACAGCATTGAGGATGGCCAAAATTTTAGAGGCGCATCCTAAG GTGGCGCATGTCTATTATCCTGGCTTGCCTAGTCATCCTGAACATCAGCTTGCCAAGAGGCAGATGACTGGTTTCGGTGGTGTTGTCAGTTTTGAG ATTGATGGAGACTTGACGAGAACCATTAATTTCGTGGATGCACTGAAAATCCCATATATTGCCCCATCCTTTGGTGGCTGTGAGAGCATTGTGGATCAGCCAGCCATAATGTCTTACTG